Proteins from a single region of Labedella gwakjiensis:
- a CDS encoding SDR family NAD(P)-dependent oxidoreductase: protein MQIDVSGKTALVTGSTQGIGAAIAEGLARAGAVVGVNGRSEESVARGIGTLATRVPDATFIPVVADVTTDEGLEHTLSVLPDIDILVNNLGIFGARDALEIDDAEWRRYFEVNVLSAVRLIRAYLPAMMERGWGRVLDIASDSAIVIPTEMIHYGMSKTALLAVSRGFAKEAAGTGVTVNSVIAGPTHTGGVEDFVYELVDRSLGWDEAQRAFMRLHRPQSLLQRLIEPEEIANLVVYLSSPLASATTGAAVRVDGGYVDSIVP, encoded by the coding sequence ATGCAGATCGATGTGAGTGGGAAGACGGCCCTCGTGACGGGGTCGACGCAGGGAATCGGCGCGGCCATCGCCGAGGGGCTCGCGCGCGCGGGTGCCGTCGTCGGTGTGAACGGGCGAAGCGAGGAGAGCGTCGCGCGCGGAATCGGAACGCTCGCGACCCGCGTCCCCGACGCGACGTTCATCCCCGTCGTCGCCGACGTCACGACGGATGAAGGGCTCGAGCACACCCTGTCGGTGCTGCCGGACATCGACATCCTCGTCAACAACCTCGGGATCTTCGGCGCGCGCGACGCCCTCGAGATCGACGACGCCGAATGGCGACGGTACTTCGAGGTCAACGTCCTCTCGGCCGTCCGCCTCATCCGCGCCTACCTCCCCGCGATGATGGAACGCGGATGGGGCCGCGTCCTCGATATCGCAAGCGACTCCGCCATCGTCATCCCCACGGAGATGATCCACTACGGCATGTCGAAAACGGCTCTCCTCGCCGTCTCGCGCGGGTTCGCGAAGGAGGCCGCCGGCACGGGTGTGACCGTCAACTCGGTGATCGCCGGCCCGACGCACACCGGCGGCGTCGAGGACTTCGTCTACGAGCTCGTCGACCGCTCACTCGGATGGGACGAAGCCCAGCGGGCGTTCATGAGACTGCACCGACCGCAGTCGCTCCTCCAGCGGCTCATCGAGCCGGAGGAGATCGCGAACCTCGTGGTCTACCTCTCGTCCCCGCTCGCCTCGGCGACGACGGGCGCCGCCGTACGCGTCGATGGCGGCTACGTGGACTCCATCGTCCCCTGA
- a CDS encoding acyl-CoA carboxylase subunit epsilon has translation MAGRHAAPMDETTPPLAASVRVLSGAATPEELAAVTVVVGAQLEEEVARSTADDGPVRNPWAVTQRNLRVPLRPGPGAWRFPWV, from the coding sequence ATGGCAGGACGGCACGCAGCACCCATGGACGAGACGACTCCCCCCCTCGCGGCATCCGTCCGCGTCCTCTCGGGCGCCGCGACCCCGGAGGAGCTCGCGGCCGTGACGGTCGTCGTCGGAGCACAGCTCGAGGAGGAGGTCGCCCGCTCGACGGCGGACGACGGCCCCGTCCGGAACCCGTGGGCCGTCACACAGCGAAACCTCCGGGTCCCGCTTCGGCCGGGACCGGGAGCCTGGCGCTTCCCCTGGGTCTGA
- a CDS encoding acyl-CoA carboxylase subunit beta yields MYTTAGKVADLKNRYQQAVVDADAVAQKKQHAKGKMTARERIAELLDHGSFVEIDEFVRHRTHAFGMDKSRPYGDSVVTGTGTIHGRQVAVYSQDFTTFGGSLGEVAGEKIIKVMDLALRTGVPIIGILDSGGARIQEGVVALGKYGEIFRRNTAASGVIPQISIIMGPAAGGAVYSPALTDFVIMVDKTSQMFVTGPDVIKTVTGEDVGMEELGGALTHNTRSGVAHYLAQDEHDALEYARTLLGFLPDNNLAELPEYATEVELETTDADRKLNTLIPDSPNQPYDVHTVIEHVVDAGDFLEVQPLFAPNIVIGFARVEGRSVGIIANQPNQMAGTLNIEAGEKASRFVRFCDAFSIPILTLVDVPGYLPGTDQEWTGVIRRGAKLLYAYAEATVPLVTVILRKAYGGAYIVMGSKQLGADINFAWPTAEIAVMGGQGAVNILYRGEIKRAEEAGEDVAAVRTRLANEYTYNVASPFLAAERGELDGVIEPATTRVAIIKALRTLKGKRATLPPKKHGNIPL; encoded by the coding sequence ATGTACACGACGGCCGGCAAAGTCGCCGACCTCAAGAACCGGTACCAGCAAGCGGTCGTCGATGCCGACGCCGTCGCCCAGAAGAAGCAGCACGCCAAGGGCAAGATGACGGCGCGCGAACGCATCGCCGAACTGCTCGACCACGGGAGCTTCGTCGAGATCGACGAGTTCGTCCGCCACCGCACCCACGCCTTCGGCATGGACAAGTCCCGCCCGTACGGCGACTCGGTGGTCACAGGCACTGGCACGATCCACGGACGCCAGGTGGCGGTCTACTCGCAGGACTTCACGACGTTCGGCGGCTCGCTCGGCGAGGTCGCCGGCGAGAAGATCATCAAGGTCATGGACCTCGCCCTCCGCACCGGCGTGCCGATCATCGGCATCCTCGACTCGGGTGGAGCCCGCATCCAGGAAGGCGTCGTCGCCCTCGGCAAGTACGGCGAGATCTTCCGCCGCAACACCGCGGCCTCCGGCGTCATCCCGCAGATCTCGATCATCATGGGACCAGCGGCCGGCGGCGCTGTCTACTCCCCCGCCCTCACCGACTTCGTGATCATGGTGGACAAGACGAGCCAGATGTTCGTGACCGGCCCAGACGTCATCAAGACGGTCACGGGCGAGGACGTGGGCATGGAGGAGCTCGGCGGCGCGCTCACCCACAACACGCGCTCCGGTGTGGCCCACTACCTCGCGCAGGACGAGCACGACGCCCTCGAGTACGCCCGCACGCTGCTCGGCTTCCTCCCGGACAACAACCTCGCGGAGCTGCCGGAGTACGCCACCGAGGTGGAACTCGAGACGACGGACGCCGATCGCAAGCTCAACACCCTCATCCCGGACTCGCCCAATCAGCCGTACGACGTCCACACGGTCATCGAGCACGTCGTCGACGCCGGCGACTTCCTCGAGGTGCAGCCGCTGTTCGCCCCGAACATCGTGATCGGCTTCGCTCGCGTCGAGGGCCGCTCCGTCGGCATCATCGCGAACCAGCCCAATCAGATGGCGGGAACCCTCAACATCGAGGCGGGAGAGAAGGCATCACGATTCGTGCGCTTCTGCGACGCGTTCTCGATCCCGATCCTGACCCTCGTCGACGTGCCCGGGTATCTGCCGGGCACCGACCAGGAGTGGACGGGTGTGATCCGCCGTGGCGCGAAGCTGCTGTACGCCTACGCCGAGGCCACCGTGCCCCTCGTGACCGTCATCCTCCGGAAGGCCTACGGCGGCGCGTACATCGTGATGGGCTCGAAGCAGCTCGGGGCCGACATCAACTTCGCCTGGCCCACCGCGGAGATCGCCGTGATGGGCGGTCAGGGCGCCGTGAACATCCTCTACCGCGGTGAGATCAAACGGGCCGAAGAGGCCGGGGAAGACGTGGCGGCTGTCCGCACGCGGCTCGCCAACGAGTACACGTACAACGTCGCGAGCCCGTTCCTCGCGGCGGAGCGCGGGGAGCTCGACGGCGTCATCGAGCCGGCGACGACGCGCGTCGCCATCATCAAGGCGCTCCGGACGCTCAAGGGCAAGCGTGCAACGCTCCCGCCGAAGAAGCACGGCAACATCCCTCTCTGA